A genomic window from Candidatus Hydrogenedentota bacterium includes:
- a CDS encoding co-chaperone GroES — translation MKVRPLADRILVKREEPSETVRGGIIIPDTAKEKPQEAKVVAVGPGKVDDAGKRTPLELKKGDRILVGKYAGTEVKIDGVEHLIMREDDVLAVIE, via the coding sequence ATGAAAGTACGTCCGTTGGCAGACCGGATCCTGGTCAAGCGTGAAGAGCCCAGCGAAACCGTCCGCGGTGGCATCATCATCCCCGACACCGCCAAGGAAAAGCCCCAGGAAGCCAAAGTGGTTGCCGTGGGCCCCGGCAAGGTGGACGACGCGGGCAAGCGCACGCCCCTGGAACTCAAGAAGGGCGACCGCATCCTGGTGGGCAAGTATGCCGGCACCGAGGTGAAGATCGACGGCGTCGAGCACCTGATCATGCGCGAAGACGACGTCCTCGCCGTCATCGAGTAA
- the groL gene encoding chaperonin GroEL (60 kDa chaperone family; promotes refolding of misfolded polypeptides especially under stressful conditions; forms two stacked rings of heptamers to form a barrel-shaped 14mer; ends can be capped by GroES; misfolded proteins enter the barrel where they are refolded when GroES binds) yields MAKQLEFGEDARRRVLAGVTKLSRAVKATLGPKGRNVVLDKKWGSPTVTKDGVSVAKEIELEDKYENMGAQMVKEVASKTSDVAGDGTTTATVLAEAIFREGLRNVTAGANPMELKRGIDKAVEAITEKLHGMSKQVRNDKDVIKNVASISANSDQEIGNIIADAMEKVGNDGTITVEEAKSIETTLEVVEGMQFDKGYLSPYFVTDSETMECVLENAYILIHEKKVSNLKDLLPLLEQVAKAGKPLLIIAEDVEGEALATLVVNKIRGTFVAAAVKAPGFGDRRKAMLEDIAILTGGLAFSDDLGRSLESIGLSDLGRAKRVVIDKDSTTIVEGAGSSADIMGRINLIRRQIEGTTSDYDREKLQERLAKLAGGVAVINVGAATEIEMKEKKARVEDALHATRAAVEEGIVPGGGVALIRCQDALDGLKLSGDEAVGANIVRRAIEEPLRQLAYNAGDEGATVVQHVRGKKGSIGYNAASGEYEDLMKAGVIDPTKVTRTALQNAASIAGLLLTTEVLISELPEEAPAAGGGGGHDMM; encoded by the coding sequence ATGGCAAAGCAACTTGAATTTGGCGAAGACGCGCGTCGCCGCGTTCTGGCGGGCGTAACGAAGCTCAGCCGGGCCGTTAAAGCGACCCTCGGCCCCAAGGGCCGCAACGTCGTGCTCGACAAGAAGTGGGGCTCCCCGACCGTCACGAAAGACGGCGTGAGCGTGGCCAAGGAAATCGAGCTCGAAGACAAGTACGAGAACATGGGCGCCCAGATGGTGAAGGAAGTCGCTTCCAAGACTTCCGACGTGGCCGGCGACGGCACCACCACGGCGACCGTGCTTGCGGAAGCCATCTTCCGCGAAGGTCTGCGCAACGTCACCGCCGGGGCCAACCCGATGGAACTCAAGCGCGGCATCGACAAGGCCGTCGAAGCGATCACCGAAAAGCTCCACGGCATGAGCAAGCAGGTGCGCAACGATAAGGACGTCATCAAGAACGTCGCCTCCATCTCCGCCAACAGCGACCAGGAAATCGGCAACATCATCGCCGACGCCATGGAAAAGGTCGGCAACGACGGCACCATCACGGTCGAAGAAGCCAAGAGCATCGAGACCACCCTGGAAGTCGTGGAAGGCATGCAGTTCGACAAGGGCTACCTGTCCCCCTACTTCGTGACTGACTCCGAGACGATGGAATGCGTTCTTGAAAACGCCTACATCCTCATCCACGAGAAGAAGGTCTCCAACCTGAAGGACCTCCTTCCCCTCCTTGAGCAGGTTGCCAAAGCCGGCAAGCCGCTCCTGATCATCGCCGAAGACGTTGAGGGCGAAGCCCTGGCGACCCTCGTGGTGAACAAGATCCGCGGCACCTTCGTGGCCGCCGCCGTGAAGGCCCCCGGCTTCGGTGATCGCCGCAAGGCCATGCTCGAAGATATCGCCATCCTCACCGGTGGCCTGGCCTTCTCCGACGACCTCGGTCGCTCCCTGGAGAGCATCGGCCTGAGCGATCTCGGCCGCGCCAAGCGCGTCGTCATCGACAAGGACAGCACCACCATCGTCGAAGGCGCCGGTTCCAGCGCCGACATCATGGGCCGCATCAACCTGATCCGCCGCCAGATCGAGGGCACGACCTCCGATTATGACCGCGAAAAGCTTCAGGAACGCCTGGCCAAGCTGGCCGGTGGCGTGGCCGTCATCAACGTCGGCGCCGCGACCGAAATCGAAATGAAGGAAAAGAAGGCCCGCGTGGAAGACGCGCTGCACGCCACCCGTGCGGCCGTTGAAGAGGGCATTGTCCCCGGCGGCGGCGTCGCCCTGATTCGCTGCCAGGACGCCCTGGACGGTCTGAAGCTCTCCGGCGACGAAGCCGTGGGCGCCAACATCGTCCGCCGCGCCATCGAAGAACCCCTCCGCCAGCTCGCCTACAACGCGGGCGACGAAGGCGCAACGGTCGTCCAGCACGTCCGTGGCAAGAAGGGTTCCATCGGCTACAACGCCGCGTCCGGCGAATACGAAGACCTGATGAAGGCCGGCGTCATCGACCCGACCAAAGTGACCCGCACGGCCCTGCAGAACGCCGCGAGCATCGCCGGCCTCCTGCTGACCACCGAAGTGCTGATCTCCGAGCTGCCCGAAGAAGCGCCGGCGGCCGGCGGTGGCGGCGGCCACGACATGATGTAG
- a CDS encoding lipid-A-disaccharide synthase N-terminal domain-containing protein, producing MSNLLQNIDFNLGDIIGGVAALIFYGRFYLQWYTSERLGRSVVPVGFWYMSCVGSLMLFCYGVYTHSAVGTLSHCFNIFIYVRNLIHVWRKNGTLSRRRSVLVHGLAVAVMLVAVALLVVTWGQVFTNTKSGSESDAARTWLWIAVGVTGQGLFACRFLIQWITSERKQESVIPVAFWYLSIAASFLMLASFVQLGEWIFGAGMLLTLPIYTRNLWMIHRKKQAFSEAA from the coding sequence TTGTCTAACCTATTGCAAAATATAGACTTCAATCTCGGCGACATTATCGGCGGGGTCGCCGCGCTGATCTTTTATGGCCGCTTCTATCTCCAGTGGTACACCTCGGAGCGGTTGGGGCGCAGCGTGGTTCCGGTGGGCTTCTGGTACATGAGTTGTGTCGGCTCGCTGATGCTTTTCTGCTATGGGGTGTATACGCATTCCGCCGTGGGCACCCTGTCCCACTGCTTCAACATTTTTATCTATGTCCGTAATCTGATCCACGTGTGGCGCAAGAATGGCACCCTCTCCCGGCGGCGCTCGGTGCTGGTTCACGGTCTGGCGGTGGCGGTGATGCTGGTGGCGGTGGCGTTGCTGGTGGTGACCTGGGGGCAAGTGTTTACGAACACGAAGTCGGGCTCCGAGAGCGACGCCGCTCGCACCTGGCTCTGGATCGCCGTCGGCGTGACGGGGCAAGGGCTCTTTGCCTGCCGATTTCTGATCCAGTGGATCACGTCGGAGCGGAAGCAGGAAAGTGTCATCCCCGTGGCCTTCTGGTACCTCAGTATTGCCGCGTCCTTTCTGATGCTGGCGTCATTTGTCCAGTTGGGCGAGTGGATTTTCGGGGCGGGCATGCTGTTGACGCTTCCCATCTACACGCGTAACCTTTGGATGATTCACCGGAAGAAGCAGGCATTCTCCGAGGCTGCGTAA